ACCAAGAGACCTCAGCCGCACCGGGACGGATCGCTGATGGTACCGATCATACAGCTTCAGGACCTTTCGGATTGCGAGAAGGAAATTGTTTTCGAACTCGCGGCGGATGAAGTGAACCGGGAATTTGCCTCGGTCTACCGGACTCTCGCCGAGCAGGTGGAGCTTCCGGGTTTTCGGCGGGGGAAGGTCCCGGTGTCGGTTCTGCGTCAGCGGTTTCGCCGCGATGTTCAGGATCAAGTTTCCCGTCGCCTTCTCGCTCGACTCATTGAGGAGGCCGTGCGCCGTTTTCAGATCCGGCCGGCATCGGAGCCGGAGGTCATCGAAGCGAGCGTGAGCGAGGGAGCCCCGCTGAAAATGAAAATCCGCATGGAAGTCTTCCCCTCGGTCGAGGTGAAACCCTACAAGGGGCTCCGGGCGACGAAGAAGATTGTCGCCGTGACCGACAAAGACATTGATGCCGTCTTGCACCGACTTCAGGAGTCTCACGCCGTGCTTGTGCCCACGGACCGGACCGAGGCACAGGCTGGCGATGTTGTCACCGTGGAGGCCACCGCCGAGGTCCTGTCGAACGACTCTGGCGAGACGTCAGTTCTTTATCGGGATCGGGAACAGGAGCTTGAGCTGAACCCTCAGAAGCTGCTGCCGGACTTTTACAACAACCTCATAGGTCTGCGCACAGGAGAGAGCCGGTCCTTCGTCCTCTCCTATCCGGCTGATTCTTTCCCTCCGGAGTTTGCCGGTCGGACGATTCGTCACGCGGTTCGCCTTCTCGAAATTCGCCGGAAGGACGTCCCCCCCCTGGATGACGAATTTGCCCGCTCCGTAGACGACACGGTGAGCACGCTCGACGAGTTGCGGGAGAAGATTCGCCGGCAGTTGACTGACCGACGAGAGAAAGAGG
The genomic region above belongs to Blastocatellia bacterium and contains:
- the tig gene encoding trigger factor, with product MVPIIQLQDLSDCEKEIVFELAADEVNREFASVYRTLAEQVELPGFRRGKVPVSVLRQRFRRDVQDQVSRRLLARLIEEAVRRFQIRPASEPEVIEASVSEGAPLKMKIRMEVFPSVEVKPYKGLRATKKIVAVTDKDIDAVLHRLQESHAVLVPTDRTEAQAGDVVTVEATAEVLSNDSGETSVLYRDREQELELNPQKLLPDFYNNLIGLRTGESRSFVLSYPADSFPPEFAGRTIRHAVRLLEIRRKDVPPLDDEFARSVDDTVSTLDELREKIRRQLTDRREKEAQEALHQEVLGQLLDQNRFSLPPTVLQVRTQRKAEQMVRILLERGADVEAVEAKTSALVETSRELAERELRAALILEKIADLEGITVSEAEVDAEIARRAARFHYSPADLKRRLTKEGLLDSIRDELRNRKALETVVAHAQVTTEIVEAAERT